A single genomic interval of Gossypium raimondii isolate GPD5lz chromosome 11, ASM2569854v1, whole genome shotgun sequence harbors:
- the LOC105800974 gene encoding extensin, protein MDGRRWGGDGGRGRPKRSRVSATDGGNEPREGSTSPTATQNPSAVIGQEQEAEPRRFTSHNYTRSPSRSPPQSRPPIRRTPSYPPPRTFPPSCQPPRPPPQSRPPIRHTPSYPPPRTFPPSSQPPRPPPQSRPPIRRTPSYPPPRTFPPSCQPPRPPTPTAPILPPRPLKSFPQRAEQPLRQPSLALSPRHSSPVAFFIAFLKIDRKGTSRRQPQRERDQRKARMAMMRKEILVDQQAASSSGTNNRQVVTDLERLNKAILMILTQTIVCLA, encoded by the exons ATGGATGGCAGAAGGTGGGGCGGAGATGGTGGTAGAGGCAGACCAAAGAGGAGCAGAGTAAGTGCTACTGACGGCGGAAATGAACCAAGAGAGGGCTCCACTTCGCCCACGGCAACACAGAATCCTTCTGCTGTCATCGGCCAAGAACAAGAAGCAGAACCAAGGAGATTCACCTCGCATAATTATACTCGATCACCTTCTCGGTCTCCACCACAAAGTCGTCCACCTATTAGACGTACTCCTTCATATCCACCGCCTCGTACATTTCCTCCCTCATGTCAACCTCCTCGGCCTCCACCACAAAGTCGTCCACCTATTAGACATACTCCTTCATATCCACCGCCTCGTACATTTCCTCCCTCAAGTCAACCTCCTCGGCCTCCACCGCAAAGTCGTCCACCTATTAGACGTACTCCTTCATATCCACCGCCTCGTACATTTCCTCCCTCATGTCAACCTCCTCGGCCTCCAACTCCAACGGCACCAATTCTTCCTCCTCGTCCTCTAAAGTCGTTTCCGCAAAGAGCAGAACAACCGCTAAGGCAACCAAGTCTAGCATTAAGCCCCCGACATTCCTCTCCAG TTGCCTTTTTCATCGCCTTTCTGAAGATCGACCGCAAAGGAACCAGCCGACGACAACCACAAAGAGAAAGAGATCAGAGAAAAGCAAGGATGGCAATGATGAGGAAGGAGATCCTCGTCGACCAGCAAGCGGCATCGTCATCAGGGACCAACAACCGCCAAGTAGTAACAGATCTAGAGAGGCTCAACAAGGCAATTCTGATGATCCTGACCCAGACCATAGTTTGTCTCGCATGA
- the LOC105803294 gene encoding proline-rich receptor-like protein kinase PERK2: protein MGGRGRRKQGIGSAAYNGGEPARQDLTIPDHARLASTPGCTPSSHDPSNVSGLDQKPARPQSPRPLFRVTLSFQPLPPGFVAPSRPAPTPRLLPLFPEREVEPLGQRSPTLGPPPSIPGTSQFLASRDDNVEK from the exons ATGGGTGGCAGAGGCAGACGGAAGCAAGGAATAGGAAGTGCTGCTTATAACGGCGGTGAGCCAGCAAGACAGGATCTTACAATTCCTGACCATGCAAGACTTGCATC AACCCCTGGATGCACGCCAAGTTCACATGATCCTTCCAATGTCAGCGGCCTAGATCAAAAACCAGCTAGGCCACAATCTCCACGGCCTTTATTTAGAGTCACTCTCTCATTTCAACCGCT ACCCCCTGGATTCGTGGCACCAAGTCGACCTGCACCAACGCCTCGTCTTCTACCATTGTTTCCAGAAAGAGAAGTAGAACCGCTAGGCCAGCGAAGTCCAACATTAGGCCCACCACCTTCCATTCCAGGTACATCACAATTTCTTGCAAGCAGGGATGACAACGTTGAGAAATGA